Proteins encoded by one window of Nicotiana tabacum cultivar K326 chromosome 10, ASM71507v2, whole genome shotgun sequence:
- the LOC107788613 gene encoding DEAD-box ATP-dependent RNA helicase 32-like: MRKHTPKSRKAKIQSRLSEVHEIELLEAWIESGKPESGSNPLSLELLPHKAPVGRLPDGSFSRYAGCDRFSQLPVSKKTKDGLIDCKFKTMTDIQRASLPHSLCGRDILGAAKTGSGKTLAFLIPVLEKLYKARWGEEDGVGCIIMSPTRELAGQLFDVLKSVGKHHGFSAGLLIGGRKDVDTEKEHVNTLNILVCTPGRLLQHMDETPNFDCSQLQVLVLDEADRILDVGFKKELNAIISQLPKHRQTLLFSATQTKSVQDLARLSLKDPEYLGVHEESDTATPNRLQQTAMLVPLDKKLDMLWSFIKAHLNSRILIFLSSCKQVKFVFEAFKKLRPGIPLKCLHGRMKQDRRMGIYSQFCEQRSVLFSTDVASRGLDFNKAVDWVVQVDCPEDCAAYIHRVGRTARYLSGGRSLLFVMPSEMKMLEKLEEKKIPLRVIKANEKRIQSVSDLLASLLVKYPDLQHLSQRAFVTYLKSIHKQRDKEIFDVTKLPIDEFSASLGLPMTPKIRFLKQKLKGKTVSEALSLLPDDTSNDNLLELPIKKPDTGKSEGEEVEEDLLLAKETQEVGELKINSKGDDMPVTRVLKKKKLKINVHRPVGTRVVFDEEGNTLPPLARLADTSGGADSVQLNKEKVNQRYAELRKNLKLADKEDKDLDRKRLKEKRIKEKMKYKRGREEEEEEEEDEELSGSDGELPGGRVNKKTKIFDSDDEKPKDMAEEGIAADAISVAEQEELALKLLSSMNS, translated from the exons ATGAGAAAACACACGCCTAAATCACGTAAAGCTAAAATACAGAGCCGCTTATCAGAGGTTCATGAAATTGAACTTCTGGAAGCATGGATAGAATCGGGTAAACCCGAATCCGGTTCCAACCCGCTATCACTTGAGTTATTACCACACAAAGCTCCGGTTGGACGCCTTCCTGATGGTTCGTTCTCTAGGTACGCCGGTTGTGACAGGTTCAGCCAGTTGCCGGTTAGTAAGAAAACTAAGGATGGGTTAATTGATTGCAAATTCAAAACCATGACTGACATTCAAAGGGCTTCTCTACCGCACTCTCTTTGTGGCCGTGACATACTTGGGGCTGCAAAAACTGGTTCTGGAAAGACATTAGCTTTCCTAATTCCG GTGTTAGAGAAATTGTATAAAGCTCGATGGGGAGAAGAGGATGGTGTTGGATGCATCATAATGTCTCCCACAAGGGAGTTAGCAGGGCAACTTTTTGACGTACTGAAATCTGTTGGGAAGCATCATGGCTTTAGTGCTGGCCTTCTGATTGGTGGCCGCAAAGATGTTGACACTGAAAAAGAGCATGTTAATACGCTGAACATCCTGGTCTGCACCCCTGGCCGGCTTCTTCAGCATATGGATGAGACACCGAATTTTGATTGTTCACAACTTCAG GTTTTAGTTCTTGATGAGGCAGATCGTATTCTTGATGTGGGGTTTAAAAAGGAATTAAATGCAATCATTTCACAATTGCCTAAACATAGGCAGACCTTGTTGTTTTCAGCAACTCAGACGAAGTCTGTTCAAGATTTGGCAAGGCTCAGTCTGAAAGACCCCGAATATTTGGGTGTGCATGAGGAGTCTGATACTGCAACTCCCAACCGCTTGCAACAAACAGCAATGCTTGTTCCTCTCGATAAGAAATTGGACATGTTATGGAGTTTTATAAAGGCACATCTTAATTCAAGGATATTGATTTTCCTATCAAGCTGCAAGCAG GTAAAATTTGTATTTGAAGCTTTCAAAAAACTCCGTCCTGGAATTCCCCTCAAATGTCTTCATGGAAGGATGAAGCAAGATAGAAGGATGGGAATTTACTCCCAATTTTGTGAACAACGTTCTGTTTTGTTCTCCACTGATGTTGCTTCAAGGGGGCTTGATTTTAATAAGGCTGTTGATTGGGTTGTCCAG GTGGACTGTCCTGAAGATTGTGCCGCTTACATACACAGAGTTGGCCGCACTGCTCGATACCTTTCTGGGGGGAGATCTCTTTTGTTCGTGATGCCATCTGAGATGAAAATGCTTGAAAAATTGGAAGAGAAAAAGATTCCCCTTCGAGTTATCAAG GCAAATGAAAAGAGGATACAGTCTGTCTCCGATCTACTTGCTTCTTTATTGGTCAAGTACCCTGACCTACAGCATCTGTCTCAAAGGGCTTTTGTGACATACTTGAAGTCCATACACAAACAGAGAGATAAAGAGATCTTTGATGTTACAAAACTTCCAATTGATGAATTCTCTGCTTCGTTGGGTCTTCCTATGACTCCAAAAATCCGCTTTCTGAAACAGAAGCTCAAAGGGAAGACAGTGTCTGAAGCATTATCTCTCCTGCCAGATGACACAAGCAATGACAATTTGTTGGAACTTCCAATTAAGAAGCCAGATACAGGTAAATCAGAAGGAGAAGAAGTGGAGGAAGACCTCCTTCTAGCTAAGGAGACACAAGAAGTAGGAGAACTCAAAATTAACAGCAAAGGAGATGATAT GCCGGTCACTAGAGttttgaagaaaaagaaactaaagaTCAATGTCCACAGACCTGTAGGGACAAGGGTTGTGTTTGATGAGGAAGGAAACACTTTACCACCTCTTGCAAGATTAGCCGACACAAGCGGTGGTGCTGACTCTGTGCAGCTTAACAAAGAAAAAG TAAATCAGAGATATGCTGAGTTGAGAAAGAACTTGAAGTTGGCCGACAAGGAAGACAAGGATTTGGACCGCAAACGTCTCAAAGAAAAACGAatcaaggagaagatgaagtataaGAGAGGtagagaggaagaggaagaggaagaggaagatgaagaaCTCTCCGGGTCAGATGGGGAACTCCCCGGAGGTAGAGTCAATAAGAAAACCAAGATTTTTGACAGTGATGACGAGAAACCAAAGGACATGGCTGAAGAGGGTATTGCTGCTGACGCTATATCTGTGGCAGAGCAAGAGGAGTTGGCTCTGAAGTTGCTAAGTTCTATGAACTCGTAA
- the LOC107788614 gene encoding polyadenylate-binding protein RBP45, protein MMPQSGVAQPPMAPMSMDQHQYQQQAPPPTQQQQWMMPPQQPQQPQFQPQSQPAWAQQASQQQYGAMPTTNPNPSPTGNPNEVRSLWIGDLQYWMDENYLSTCFYHTGELVSAKVIRNKQTGQSEGYGFLEFRSHAAAETILQTYNGTLMPNVEQNFRMNWASLGAGERRDDSAEHTIFVGDLAADVTDYMLQETFKSVYSSVKGAKVVTDRITGRSKGYGFVKFADESEQLRAMTEMNGVLCSTRPMRIGPAANKKPVGTPQKAIYQNPQATQGESDPNNTTIFVGGLDPTVAEEHLRQVFSPYGELVHVKIVAGKRCGFVQFGTRASAEQALSSLNGTQLGGQSIRLSWGRSPSSKQTDQTQWGGSGGAYYGYGQGYEAYGYAPPAQDPNMYYGNYPGYTNYQQPQQ, encoded by the exons ATGATGCCACAAAGTGGAGTTGCTCAACCACCTATGGCTCCTATGTCGATGGATCAGCATCAGTACCAGCAGCAGGCTCCACCGCcgacacaacaacaacaatggatgATGCCACCTCAACAGCCACAACAGCCGCAATTTCAACCTCAATCTCAACCTGCTTGGGCTCAGCAGGCATCGCAACAACAGTACGGTGCTATGCCGACGacaaaccctaaccctagcccTACCGGTAATCCTAACGAGGTTCGGTCTCTTTGGATTGGGGatttgcagtattggatggatgAGAATTATCTCTCCACTTGTTTCTATCATACCGGCGAG CTTGTTTCTGCTAAGGTCATTAGGAACAAACAAACTGGTCAGTCTGAAGGTTATGGATTCCTTGAGTTCAGGAGTCATGCAGCTGCAGAAACTATTTTACAGACGTATAATGGCACTTTGATGCCAAATGTGGAACAGAATTTCCGTATGAACTGGGCCTCTCTTGGTGCCGGTGAGAGGCGAGATGATTCAGCTGAGCATACAATATTTGTTGGTGATTTGGCTGCTGATGTGACGGATTATATGCTACAAGAGACATTCAAATCTGTGTATTCATCGGTAAAAGGTGCAAAAGTTGTAACAGATAGAATCACTGGACGTTCCAAGGGCTATGGATTTGTCAAGTTTGCCGATGAGAGTGAACAATTGCGTGCTATGACCGAAATGAATGGCGTCCTCTGTTCAACTAGGCCCATGAGGATTGGCCCCGCTGCGAACAAGAAACCAGTGGGTACACCGCAGAAAG CTATTTATCAAAATCCTCAAGCAACTCAAGGCGAAAGTGACCCCAATAATACAACT ATATTTGTTGGTGGTTTGGATCCCACTGTTGCAGAAGAGCATTTGCGGCAGGTATTCTCCCCATATGGTGAATTGGTTCATGTGAAGATAGTTGCTGGAAAACGCTGTGGTTTTGTTCAGTTCGGTACTAG AGCTTCTGCTGAGCAGGCTTTGTCAAGCTTGAATGGCACACAATTGGGAGGACAAAGCATTCGGCTTTCTTGGGGGCGTAGCCCCTCTAGCAAACAG ACTGACCAGACTCAATGGGGTGGTAGTGGTGGCGCGTATTATGGGTATGGCCAAGGATATGAGGCTTATGGATATGCTCCACCTGCTCAGGACCCTAATATGTATTATGGAAATTACCCAGGATATACGAATTATCAGCAGCCACAGCAG TGA